CGTGAAAGGGCGGTGTCCTAGACCACTAGACGAACGGGACACTGTTTAGTTTTGAGAAAACTATAAACAACCACATCACGTTATCGCTAACATCGATGTTGGAGCGGGAAACGAGGCTCGAACTCGCGACCCCAACCTTGGCAAGGTTGTGCTCTACCACTGAGCTATTCCCGCATTACTAACCGCTCTACTCTATTCAAGCGATTTACGATCTCTATTTATAAAATAAAGCACCATAAATAATGGCGTCCCGTAGGGGGTTTGAACCCCTGTTACCGCCGTGAAAGGGCGGTGTCCTAGACCACTAGACGAACGGGACACTGTTTAGTTTTGAGAAAACTATAAACAACCACATCACGTTATCGCTAACATCGATGTTGGAGCGGGAAACGAGGCTCGAACTCGCGACCCCAACCTTGGCAAGGTTGTGCTCTACCACTGAGCTATTCCCGCAATAACTTCTCATTCACAGAAATATAGGTAAACTATACAACCACCTGTATATAAAGATGGCGTCCCGTAGGGGGTTTGAACCCCTGTTACCGCCGTGAAAGGGCGGTGTCCTAGACCACTAGACGAACGGGACTACGTTATAATCTTGCTGTGTGAGCGGGTGCGTATATTACTGTTACCAAACATAAAATCAACAGTTTTTTTTATTAATTTAAGTCACTTAAAAAAAAAGTACCATATAAATCAATTGAATCGGAGCTCTTATGCTAAACAAAAAACTATTATTAACCCTGTCACTTTCAACGCTTTTATTAGCGGGCTGCTCTACAACACATTATATAAGCGTCACTCCGCAGGCTGATGTAAAAGGTAAAAGCCTCACCAACGAGAGAGTTATCAATGTCACCACTAGCACTAAACTGACTAATTCCATTGGCTTTATTAAAACAAGCATTAATGAGCGAGCTGACATTTTTACAACAAACGACGTCAAAGAAAGTGTTAAGGATAGTGTACTGGCAGGCTTGCGCGAATTAGGCTTCACTCCAGAACAAGGCGTTATGCCAGCAGCAGACCTACAAATTGAAATAACCAAGATGAGCTACACCACAACAGTCGAAACATTAAAAACCGTAGCCACGTTAGAATTTGAACTAAAAACCACGCTAGCAGCAAAAGGACAAACCTACAAAGCCAACTACGGCTCTGAGAAAGTGAGAGAGTACGGCACAATGCCCTACCAGCAATCCGTTCAGGACGATATGAATAGCCTAGCCAGCCAAACAGTCAACCGCTTACTAAGCGATCCAAACATTATCGTTTTACTTAAATAAAGCCCGATAATATAAACGACCTTCATGCACTGTATTAAGAAGGTCGTTTTTACTTCACCAACCTCTGCAACACAATCACCAATTACTCTCTTCTAATCAAGCCAGATCGCAGCTTAACAACCACTTTCACTTTTTAACGTAAGATTTTTTCTCACTGCATCTTGATCACCTCGACGTTAAGTGTAAAGTTAGAATATTTTTACAATCCAGCTTCCATAAGGATAAAGTGGTGCAAATTCGCAAATCAAACAAACTCGCCAATATATGCTATGAAATTCGTGGCCCAGTACTAAAAGAAGCTGTCCGGATGGAAGAAGAGGGGCAGCGTATACTTAAGCTTAATATAGGCAACCCTGCCGCATTTGGCTTTGAGGCTCCCGATGAAATACTCGTTGACGTCATTCGCAATCTACCCACTTCTCAAGGATACTGCGAATCCAAGGGCCTTTACTCTGCTCGCAAGGCCGTTATGCAAAAATATCAAGCAATGGGCATCAAATCTGCGGATGTAAACCATGTTTGGATGGGGAACGGGGTCAGCGAACTTATCGTCATGGCAATGCAAGGACTTCTTAACGACGGTGATGAAATTCTCATACCAGCCCCTGACTACCCTCTTTGGACCGCTGCTGCCACCCTCTCAGGCGGCTATGTGAAACATTACCTCTGCGACGAAGGCGCCGGCTGGCAACCAGACATCAATGACATTCGCTCAAAAATATCCAACAAAACCAAAGCCATCGTCATTATAAACCCGAACAACCCAACGGGTGCGGTGTATGAAAAAGGCATACTAGAGTCAATAATTAATCTTGCTGAAGAACACAACCTTCTGATTTTTTCGGATGAAATTTACGACAAAATCCTCTATGACGACGCCCAACATATTCCTACTGCTACATTGACAGAAGGCCGCGCACCTTGCATTACGTTCGGTGGACTCTCAAAAGTCTATCGCACCGCTGGCTTCCGTTCAGGCTGGATGGTCATTACGGGGGATAGAGCCGGTATCAGCGATTATATAGAAGGGTTAGACATTCTCAGCTCTATGAGACTATGCGCCAACGTACCTGCTCAGCATGCCGTACAAACCGCATTAGGTGGATACCAAAGCATTAATGAACTAATTATCCCCGGCGGTCGCTTTTATGAGCAACGCAAAGTAGCTTGGGAAGCGCTTGACTCAATTCCCGGCGTTCACTGCCATAAACCTGAAGGGGCGTTGTATTTATTCCCTCGTCTCGATCCAAAAATATACAAAATTAAAAATGACATGGATCTTGTCTTGCAGTTCTTGCGAGAAGAAAAAGTACTTATTGTTCAAGGCACCGGATTTAATTGGCCAACACCAGATCATGTTCGTTTTGTCTTTTTACCACACACCGAAGAACTAACACCCGCCATGGAACGATTTGCTGCGTTTTTAGGTCGATTAAGAAAGCGTTAACACCACTCTTGAAATAATCCAATAAAGCCCTACTATGCTCCTTAACAGTTTCTTAAGGAGCATATCGATGCGCATTATTCTGTTTTTGCTGACAAACCTCGCCGTCATGGTGGTGGCAGGTATTGTCTTAAGTCTTTTGGGCGTTAATGGTTATATGACCAGCAATGGCCTCGACTTCACCTCTTTGCTGATCTTTTGCGGTGTCTTTGGCTTTACGGGCAGCATCATTTCACTCCTATTATCTAAATTCATGGCGAAACGTGGCTCGGGTGCCGTTGTTATTGAGCAACCACGCAACCACAAAGAAGCCTGGCTACTTGATACAGTAAAAGAACTTTCGCAAAAGGCGGGCATTAAAATGCCAGAAGTTGCGATTTTTCCCGCTCACGATGCCAATGCGTTCGCCACTGGCTGGAACAAAAATGCGGCGTTAGTTGCGGTTTCCAGCGGCATGTTAGATCGCTTCTCGCCCGATGAAATTAAAGCAGTACTTGGCCATGAGATAGGGCACGTAGCAAACGGAGACATGATCACCCTGTCACTCATTCAAGGTGTGGTTAACACCTTTGTTATGTTCTTTGCACGTATCGCCGCTTATGCCGTCGATCAGTTCTTGCGTAAAAACGATAACGAAGGCTCTGTGGGTTGGGGTTATTATATTGCGACATTTGTATTTGAGATCATCTTCGGCGTATTGGCCTCAATGATTGTTATGTGGTTCTCTCGCTTTCGCGAATTTAGAGCGGATGAAGCCGGGGCTCGTTTGGCAGGAAAAAACGCCATGATTGCAGCACTTGTACGATTACAGAAAGAGCATGAAGAAAGCCACATGCCGGACTCGATGCTTGCTTTCGGCATTCGTCGCGGCAGAAAACCAACTATGGGCGAGTTGTTTTCTAGCCACCCACCAATCGAAGTCAGAATCAAAGCCCTTCAAGCACTTTAACCCCCAGAGCTTCACCATAAAAAACGCCAGCTTATTTGCTGGCGTTTTTTATGTTTAAAAAACTATTTTGTTTTGTTGTGCTGGGTTTCTAAGATGAAAGCCATCAAAGGAATACCCGCCTCCTTCAGAACATCCACAAAGCGAATACCATAGACATAAAAGTACTCTACACCCATTCGGCTTAAAAAATCATTATCTACTAAACTAGCCTGAACCTGCTCAAGCATTTGAATTTCTTGTGTCCTAATTTCACAATCTAGCTTTAGAATATGATTATAAGGCCCTATTTTCACACTACATACCAAACGCATTGTCTGGTTAACCGAACCGAAATCCTCTTTCGATATAAGCTTTGCGCCGCCAAGACTCAAATCAATAATAATAGAAGAAGAAGCCGCAGCGATGGTTGTTACGGCACCATTTGGTTCAACATTCGATATTAAACGAGTTTCAACTCGAACAGCTTGACGAACTTCAGACGTTTCAACATAACTTGGGTAGGCGATGTGTAAGTGAGCAGCTGGCTCCATATAGCTTTTTGCCACTTTACTAGAAAAGGCGCAAACATGCGTACTCAACATTAATCGAACATTTACGACCTGACTGTCTCTTACTAGAATGTTTTTTCCTTTTAACCTAGGACTAGACAAAATTAGCGAACTTCTTGGAATATTACCAAGCACTTTCACCATGTAACGCCCTGGAGGAGAAATAAACTCCAACTGAACATTTGTCCCTATTGGCACTTCAAGATCTCCCAGATCAACCTGCATTACTCCAGCCATGCACTTACCTTAGTCTCTATTTATTATTTACCGAAAAACCGGCAGCACCTAAAAAGTTGTGCGCAATACTAATATCAGCGCTCATGAAACAAGTATTTAGTTCATCTCTTTCAATGTAATGTTTTCGCAACCAATCGAAGACGTTATTTTCTTTATTTTCCCGATATTTAAAGCGTAAGCGCGCATCATCTCTTGCAACATCATAGATCGCATGAATACTTCGAGCCAGCATTTCCTCTTGCGACCCACCTGCACGCACACGAATAGCCGAAAGCCAACCATCACTCATGGCATCTTTGCTGCTTATACCGAGAGTATTTAATTTCAAATACTGGCATAAAGCCTGATACACCATCCATGTACCTTTTTCACGACCTTGCTTGCTATATCCAGCAATATGCGGAGTAGCGATATCGACGATAGAAACCAACGCCTGATTAATGTTGGGCTCATCATCCCAAACATCCAGTACTAAATGCAGATCACCGTTCAGCTGAGCATGACGCTCAATCAAGGCTTGCTCATCGATAACGCCACCTCGTCCAGCCGAAATAATAGCAGCGCCAGCAGACAATTGACTTAACGCTTCCGCTCCCAGCATCCCCTTTGTGGGATAGCTTCCTGAATGCGTTAAGGGGGCATGCAGTGAAATCACATCGCAAGCCAACACATCAGTCAAAGAAACAAAATTTACCGAGCCGCCAGAATCCATCTTTAAAGGATCATAAACACAGACCTGACATCCCATTCTGGCAAAACGCTCGTAGACGGATTTTCCTACATTACCATATCCGATGACGCCAATTTTTTTGCTTAACCAATGAAGACCCTTCGTTAGATAAAGATAACTCAAACCACTGAAAACATAATCAGCGACCGCTTCCGCGTTGCACCCTGGAGCGCTACTGAAAGCAACATTCGCCTCCGCGAGATATTTCAGATCAATGTGATCCACGCCGATCGTAGCGCTTCCAACAAAACGAACAGAACTACCTTCAAGAAGATCTCGGGTTACCTTCGTTACAGATCTGACCAAAAGCACATCCGCATTATTTACCTGATCATGCGTTAACGCTCGTCCATTAACCAACTCAACGGTACCTAAATGT
This genomic stretch from Marinomonas primoryensis harbors:
- the htpX gene encoding protease HtpX, whose product is MRIILFLLTNLAVMVVAGIVLSLLGVNGYMTSNGLDFTSLLIFCGVFGFTGSIISLLLSKFMAKRGSGAVVIEQPRNHKEAWLLDTVKELSQKAGIKMPEVAIFPAHDANAFATGWNKNAALVAVSSGMLDRFSPDEIKAVLGHEIGHVANGDMITLSLIQGVVNTFVMFFARIAAYAVDQFLRKNDNEGSVGWGYYIATFVFEIIFGVLASMIVMWFSRFREFRADEAGARLAGKNAMIAALVRLQKEHEESHMPDSMLAFGIRRGRKPTMGELFSSHPPIEVRIKALQAL
- a CDS encoding YajG family lipoprotein, translating into MLNKKLLLTLSLSTLLLAGCSTTHYISVTPQADVKGKSLTNERVINVTTSTKLTNSIGFIKTSINERADIFTTNDVKESVKDSVLAGLRELGFTPEQGVMPAADLQIEITKMSYTTTVETLKTVATLEFELKTTLAAKGQTYKANYGSEKVREYGTMPYQQSVQDDMNSLASQTVNRLLSDPNIIVLLK
- a CDS encoding 4-phosphoerythronate dehydrogenase, which translates into the protein MKIIADENMPNAEALFSHLGTVELVNGRALTHDQVNNADVLLVRSVTKVTRDLLEGSSVRFVGSATIGVDHIDLKYLAEANVAFSSAPGCNAEAVADYVFSGLSYLYLTKGLHWLSKKIGVIGYGNVGKSVYERFARMGCQVCVYDPLKMDSGGSVNFVSLTDVLACDVISLHAPLTHSGSYPTKGMLGAEALSQLSAGAAIISAGRGGVIDEQALIERHAQLNGDLHLVLDVWDDEPNINQALVSIVDIATPHIAGYSKQGREKGTWMVYQALCQYLKLNTLGISSKDAMSDGWLSAIRVRAGGSQEEMLARSIHAIYDVARDDARLRFKYRENKENNVFDWLRKHYIERDELNTCFMSADISIAHNFLGAAGFSVNNK
- a CDS encoding flagellar brake protein, which gives rise to MAGVMQVDLGDLEVPIGTNVQLEFISPPGRYMVKVLGNIPRSSLILSSPRLKGKNILVRDSQVVNVRLMLSTHVCAFSSKVAKSYMEPAAHLHIAYPSYVETSEVRQAVRVETRLISNVEPNGAVTTIAAASSSIIIDLSLGGAKLISKEDFGSVNQTMRLVCSVKIGPYNHILKLDCEIRTQEIQMLEQVQASLVDNDFLSRMGVEYFYVYGIRFVDVLKEAGIPLMAFILETQHNKTK
- a CDS encoding pyridoxal phosphate-dependent aminotransferase, with amino-acid sequence MQIRKSNKLANICYEIRGPVLKEAVRMEEEGQRILKLNIGNPAAFGFEAPDEILVDVIRNLPTSQGYCESKGLYSARKAVMQKYQAMGIKSADVNHVWMGNGVSELIVMAMQGLLNDGDEILIPAPDYPLWTAAATLSGGYVKHYLCDEGAGWQPDINDIRSKISNKTKAIVIINPNNPTGAVYEKGILESIINLAEEHNLLIFSDEIYDKILYDDAQHIPTATLTEGRAPCITFGGLSKVYRTAGFRSGWMVITGDRAGISDYIEGLDILSSMRLCANVPAQHAVQTALGGYQSINELIIPGGRFYEQRKVAWEALDSIPGVHCHKPEGALYLFPRLDPKIYKIKNDMDLVLQFLREEKVLIVQGTGFNWPTPDHVRFVFLPHTEELTPAMERFAAFLGRLRKR